From the genome of Spinacia oleracea cultivar Varoflay chromosome 2, BTI_SOV_V1, whole genome shotgun sequence, one region includes:
- the LOC110778018 gene encoding uncharacterized protein gives MDENGDQCMQDQRSIWRDKKRQQRKSLTPEQRDRQNAKRRLSYACENQSDVIATPESQPQTPCSEGPVIVTNTPNTLGVRRAMADITNRAHNVTTGCERRELQPIDELRLLDTRANLENRFFSVGESSAPTVTIPDPTSNSSGMPNRFFCVGESSTTNARITYPTSDDVELPRFVEAENEIRMPGILFNVGESRAIDTNNISNPISDDIRVWKVGRTGYRNCARNYQESQGVPIFSLPPMKTCPHCQARLFHCESPELCCLSGKVKLPDFPLSSDMLDLYSDQSEYGAHFRQNIRKYNHVFSFTSMGVHLDDELANARQGVYTFRAQGSIYHRIGGFLPLNEGDRPRFLQLYIYDTEHENENRAAENSSLRLDVIDRIKNILNAHNPFVHNLRHLAQRSDLSDCKFVIKEQPTNKHQYSMPTASQVAAVVVGGDDISNLKDRDIMVESVTGQLSYIKDTAGYYDPLQYPLLFPYGSYGWDLNSRSSTGKKLTCREFYAYMFQMRQHLDSLILRGGRLLQQFVVDNCVKMQANNLRWIALNQDKIRADLYKGLEDSLNAGEHNTENVGRRTILPSSFVGSPRDMHQRYQDAMALVHKFGKPDIFLTMTCNPSWPEIQSELLAGQVPNDRPDLLTRVFHAKLEELKKDVLERGVLGTVVAYVYVIEFQKRGLPHVHMLLILDQNDKLTTPDDFDKIVRAVIPDEQQEPKLYKAVLKHMIHGPCGVLNHKSPCMKQGSCKKGFPKEFSNDTKQGNDSYPLYRRPQDRPAVPLRENSRVRVDNWWVVPYNPFLLLKYDCHINIEICSSIKCVKYLYKYIHKGSDRVSMEVHNGDEIAQYVDARWICAPEAMWKL, from the exons ATGGACGAGAATGGAGATCAATGTATGCAAGATCAAAGGTCGATATGGAGGGATAAAAAAAGACAACAGAGAAAATCACTCACTCCAGAACAAAGAGATCGTCAAAATGCAAAAAGACGACTCAGCTATGCATGTGAAAACCAATCAGATGTTATAGCTACTCCTGAAAGCCAACCTCAAACTCCATGTTCGGAAGGGCCTGTGATTGTTACCAATACTCCCAACACTTTGGGAGTTAGAAGGGCTATGGCAGACATCACAAATCGTGCCCACAATGTCACGACTGGATGTGAAAGGCGTGAAC TGCAACCTATTGATGAACTTCGTTTACTCGATACTCGGGCAAATCTAGAAAATCGGTTTTTTAGTGTCGGTGAAAGTAGTGCACCCACCGTGACCATCCCAGACCCAACATCAAACTCAAGCGGCATGCCCAATAGATTCTTTTGTGTTGGCGAGAGCAGTACAACCAATGCACGTATAACATACCCTACTTCAGACGATGTGGAATTGCCGCGTTTTGTTGAGGCGGAAAATGAAATACGCATGCCTGGCATATTATTCAATGTCGGTGAAAGTCGTGCAATCGACACCAACAACATATCAAACCCCATTTCTGATGATATAAGGGTCTGGAAAGTAGGGAGAACTGGTTATAGAAATTGTGCAAGAAATTACCAAGAGAGTCAAGGGGTTCCTATATTCAGTTTGCCACCCATGAAAACATGTCCGCATTGCCAAGCACGACTTTTCCATTGTGAATCTCCTGAACTATGTTGCTTAAGTGGGAAGGTCAAATTACCTGATTTTCCATTATCCTCTGATATGCTTGATTTATATTCTGATCAATCGGAATATGGGGCTCATTTTAGGCAAAACATTCGTAAGTACAACCATGTCTTTTCATTCACTTCAATGGGAGTTCATTTAGATGACGAACTAGCAAATGCACGTCAAGGCGTTTACACATTCCGTGCACAAGGTTCAATTTACCATCGTATTGGAGGTTTTTTACCTTTGAACGAAGGAGATCGTCCTCGATTTCTTCAACTCTACATTTATGATACTGAGCATGAAAATGAAAATCGTGCAGCAGAGAATTCATCATTACGCCTCGATGTCATCGACAGAATCAAGAATATTTTGAATGCTCACAATCCTTTTGTCCACAATCTCCGTCATCTTGCTCAGCGTAGTGACTTAAGTGATTGCAAATTTGTCATCAAAGAGCAACCTACAAATAAACATCAATACTCGATGCCGACAGCTTCGCAAGTAGCAGCAGTTGTCGTTGGAGGTGATGACATTTCCAACTTGAAGGATAGGGACATCATGGTAGAGTCAGTAACTGGGCAACTAAGTTATATCAAAGACACTGCCGGTTATTATGACCCACTGCAGTATCCTCTATTGTTCCCTTATGGTTCTTACGGCTGGGATTTAAACAGTCGAAGTTCCACTGGTAAGAAGTTGACATGCCGGGAATTCTATGCATACATGTTTCAG ATGCGACAACATCTTGATTCTCTAATCTTAAGAGGCGGTCGTCTACTGCAACAATTTGTTGTCGATAACTgtgtcaaaatgcaagccaataACTTGAGGTGGATTGCACTCAACCAAGATAAGATACGTGCTGATTTGTACAAGGGTTTAGAGGATTCTTTAAATGCTGGAGAGCATAACACAG AAAATGTTGGACGACGGACCATACTACCATCTTCATTCGTTGGAAGTCCAAGAGATATGCACCAGAGGTATCAAGATGCCATGGCATTGGTTCATAAGTTCGGCAAGCCCGATATATTTCTTACAATGACATGCAATCCATCTTGGCCAGAGATACAATCAGAATTGTTGGCCGGACAAGTTCCAAACGATCGTCCAGATCTGCTGACACGAGTTTTTCATGCTAAACTTGAAGAGTTGAAAAAGGATGTTCTCGAAAGGGGCGTCCTCGGAACGGTTGTTGCTTATGTATATGTGATTGAATTCCAAAAGAGGGGTCTTCCACATGTTCATATGTTATTAATTCTTGATCAAAATGACAAGCTAACCACTCCGGATGACTTTGATAAGATTGTGAGAGCAGTGATTCCTGATGAACAACAAGAACCAAAATTGTATAAGGCAGTTCTTAAACACATGATTCATGGCCCATGTGGTGTTCTCAACCACAAATCCCCGTGTATGAAACAAGGAAGTTGTAAGAAAGGATTCCCTAAGGAATTCTCCAATGATACAAAGCAAGGCAATGACTCATATCCTCTTTACCGTCGTCCACAAGATCGTCCAGCAGTACCGTTGCGTGAGAATTCACGAGTTCGTGTAGATAATTGGTGGGTAGTCCCATATAATCCTTTTTTGCTCTTAAAGTACGATTGTCACATCAATATTGAGATATGCAGCAGCATCAAGTGTGTCAAATATCTGTATAAGTACATCCATAAGGGTTCAGATAGAGTTTCAATGGAAGTTCATAACGGAGATGAGATTGCACAATATGTTGATGCACGGTGGATTTGTGCACCCGAAGCTATGTGGAAACTTTAA
- the LOC130467539 gene encoding replication protein A 70 kDa DNA-binding subunit B-like: MTEYHYPTFEHLYPSGVQRYDVRARLIRNYDIFNYNHKGTTKQTWKMIFVDVEGQAIQCNIFGPAIEKFIGRFQEGFIYILLAVQVIFAEGKNKIVPNWKQMIIKEETNVIREEEDDISIPSFHYNLVQLNRLSCHIDCTDRVYDAMGLVLYVSPVENIGVDSFKRDVAIMDTTWTVIKLTLWNDFVHVLDENLNHVDVAPIIVACGLHVKSFYGTYLSTGYHTRVYVNPVNEKTTSLSTWYKSEKLAKIRRDWFRSSTFSLKSSIDISNTPRIRLSQFPSVRKVQYCRVVAYACRVDSVDNIIYEACNRCLKKVVIFQGLQKCQSCNLTNTVTIPRLLLRLTIFDKSGNLKVTILHDLAQHLLGCLATEIKSVLQQPNGRNRVMEKVFACFGNRAFSWVLHPPIGDFNPEHSYTVGYVLHVDWAEECMWLNKYIASKKRK, encoded by the exons ATGACAGAGTACCATTATCCAACTTTTGAGCATTTATATCCTAGCGGGGTACAACGATATGATGTACGAGCCCGACTGATTCGCAATTATGATATTTTCAACTACAACCATAAAGGAACAACCAAGCAaacatggaaaatgatttttgtCGATGTTGAG GGTCAGGCCATACAGTGCAATATTTTCGGCCCCGCGATTGAAAAGTTTATAGGACGGTTTCAAGAGGGATTCATTTATATACTCCTTGCTGTACAAGTGATATTTGCTGAAGGGAAAAACAAAATTGTCCCCAATTGGAAACAGATGATCATCAAAGAAGAAACAAATGTGATACGTGAAGAGGAGGATGACATTTCCATACCTTCATTCCACTACAATTTGGTTCAGTTGAACCGATTAAGTTGTCACATCGACTGTACTGATAGAGTTTATG ATGCAATGGGATTGGTCCTATACGTTTCACCGGTTGAGAATATTGGTGTGGATTCATTTAAGCGAGACGTGGCAATAATGGATACAAC CTGGACTGTTATTAAATTAACACTTTGGAATGATTTTGTGCACGTTCTTGATGAAAATCTTAATCATGTTGACGTGGCACCAATCATTGTAGCATGTGGTCTGCATGTCAAGAGCTTCTATG GTACATATCTTTCCACGGGATACCACACTAGGGTTTATGTTAACCCGGTTAATGAAAAAACAACATCCTTATCTACATG GTATAAATCGGAAAAATTGGCAAAGATAAGGAGAGATTGGTTTCGTTCGTCGACTTTTTCGTTAAAGTCGTCGATTGATATTTCTAACACTCCCCGTATCCGATTATCTCAATTTCCCAGCGTGAGAAAG GTTCAATACTGTCGAGTTGTTGCATATGCATGTCGCGTTGATAGTGTTGATAACATCATATATGAGGCATGCAATCGTTGCCTAAAAAAGGTTGTCATTTTTCAAGGACTACAAAAATGTCAATCTTGCAATCTCACCAACACTGTAACTATCCCAAG GTTGCTTCTTCGACTTACCATATTTGATAAAAGTGGTAATTTGAAAGTCACAATATTACACGATCTTGCACAACACCTTTTAGGTTGTTTAGCTACTGAAATAAAATCAGTACTTCAACAG CCTAATGGACGTAATCGAGTGATGGAAAAAGTATTTGCATGTTTCGGAAACAGAGCTTTTTCATGGGTGCTACATCCACCAATTGGAGATTTTAATCCTGAACATTCGTATACGGTTGGATATGTGTTGCATGTCGATTGGGCGGAGGAGTGCATGTGGTTAAACAAATATATTGCgagcaaaaaaagaaaatga
- the LOC130467540 gene encoding uncharacterized protein, translating into MLTEFFKMNSVDPNARKYLYREFPEHYRWLTSSREWQKRKSTQRVMGRLYVASPLEGERFYLRMLLNHVRERTSFEHLRTINGVTHPTFRAAAEALGLIENDESIRQCLLEACSVRMPSALRRLFATILVYCQPTGLRALWDEFFPYMVEDYPASNTTSNYVFLTNKLLQDIDRLLRPLRKRISDYTELPSLPECTDDIDELPSIMEEYFSVPVPDEDLACVGTLNSDQQVAYDTIMNAVISKAGCSFFVDGPGGTGKTFLYKALLATVKSRGEIVIPTATSGIAATLLHQGRTSHSTFQLPLNPDSSSTCSFTKRSKTAILLKNSAIIVWDEAPMTHRYQFEAVDRSLKDLMGNDLPFGGKIIVFGGDFRQVLPVVRNGTRAQMIDASFVRSPMWRHIRILRLRENMRSIDDNGFANFLLSVGNGNEPTVSDQMIRLPTAMIIPTVADSSIEALIDQVFPNLSEHVGDGNFIVERAITTPLNEDADRINNKVVEKFLGEGKTYYSFDSVPEDKRNLYQQEFLNSISASGLPPHALTLKPGVPLMLLRNIDPKHGLCNGTRLLCHSLKDNFIDAEILTGHSRGNRVFLPRIPLKTAEDIKLPFEMVRKQFPVKLSFALTINKSQGQTIPHVGIFLPDHVFSHGQLYVALSRGISENTTKIVVEKGKVQGCEGIFTKNIVYKEVLLSYD; encoded by the coding sequence ATGCTCACTGAATTTTTCAAGATGAATTCAGTCGATCCAAATGCAAGGAAATATCTTTATCGAGAATTTCCTGAGCATTACAGATGGTTAACGAGTTCACGTGAATGGCAGAAGAGAAAAAGTACACAACGAGTTATGGGTCGATTGTATGTAGCTTCACCATTGGAAGGAGAACGATTTTATTTGAGAATGTTACTCAATCATGTGAGGGAGCGTACATCGTTCGAACATTTAAGAACGATCAATGGCGTCACACACCCTACATTCAGGGCTGCAGCTGAAGCCCTCGGTCTAATCGAGAATGACGAAAGCATTCGTCAATGTCTTTTAGAAGCATGTTCAGTACGAATGCCATCTGCATTACGTCGGTTATTTGCAACCATATTGGTATATTGTCAACCAACTGGATTACGAGCACTCTGGGATGAGTTTTTCCCTTACATGGTTGAGGATTATCCAGCCTCAAACACAACAAGTAATTATGTTTTCCTCACTAACAAACTTTTGCAAGACATAGATAGGTTATTAAGACCACTTAGAAAAAGGATTTCTGACTACACAGAGTTGCCAAGCTTACCCGAATGTACTGATGACATTGACGAGCTTCCTTCTATCATGGAAGAGTACTTTTCTGTTCCGGTTCCAGATGAGGATTTGGCATGCGTTGGCACTCTCAATAGTGACCAACAAGTTGCATACGACACAATAATGAATGCTGTCATTTCAAAGGCTGGCTGTTCTTTCTTCGTCGATGGTCCTGGGGGCACCGGAAAAACATTTTTATACAAAGCCCTTCTTGCTACTGTAAAAAGTAGAGGCGAAATAGTTATCCCCACTGCAACATCTGGAATTGCAGCAACGTTGTTGCACCAGGGAAGAACATCACATTCGACTTTTCAGCTCCCACTTAATCCAGACAGCTCATCAACTTGCTCATTTACCAAACGTTCTAAAACTGCAATTCTCCTAAAAAATTCTGCTATTATCGTATGGGATGAGGCCCCAATGACACACAGATATCAATTTGAAGCTGTTGATCGATCACTCAAGGATTTAATGGGGAATGACTTGCCGTTTGGGGGGAAAATTATTGTGTTCGGTGGTGATTTCAGACAGGTTTTACCGGTGGTTCGAAATGGAACTAGAGCTCAAATGATTGACGCATCTTTTGTCAGGTCCCCTATGTGGAGACACATTCGTATTTTGCGTTTGAGAGAAAATATGagatcaattgatgataacggCTTTGCTAATTTCTTACTCTCTGTTGGGAACGGTAATGAACCTACTGTTTCAGATCAGATGATAAGGTTACCCACTGCCATGATTATACCAACAGTGGCAGATAGTTCGATCGAGGCTTTGATCGACCAGGTCTTTCCAAATTTAAGTGAGCACGTTGGTGATGGAAATTTTATAGTTGAAAGGGCGATCACAACACCCCTGAACGAAGACGCTGATAGAATAAATAATAAGGTTGTCGAAAAGTTTCTCGGAGAAGGAAAAACGTATTATTCGTTTGATTCTGTTCCTGAAGATAAGAGAAATTTGTATCAACAAGAGTTTTTGAATTCGATTTCTGCGTCGGGATTGCCTCCCCATGCTCTCACCCTGAAACCTGGGGTACCCTTAATGCTTTTGAGAAATATTGATCCTAAACATGGTCTTTGCAATGGAACACGGTTGCTTTGCCATTCATTAAAGGACAATTTCATTGATGCTGAGATTTTAACCGGACATTCTAGGGGGAACAGAGTGTTTTTGCCAAGAATTCCCTTGAAAACTGCTGAAGATATTAAATTGCCATTCGAGATGGTCAGAAAGCAATTTCCTGTGAAGTTGAGTTTTGCCTTGACTATCAACAAGTCTCAGGGACAAACTATTCCACATGTTGGGATATTCCTCCCTGATCATGTATTTAGCCACGGCCAGCTATATGTGGCATTATCACGAGGAATTTCAGAGAACACGACAAAGATCGTGGTAGaaaagggaaaggttcaaggTTGTGAAGGCATATTCACTAAAAATATTGTGTACAAAGAAGTTTTGTTGTCTTATGATTAG
- the LOC110778021 gene encoding multiprotein-bridging factor 1c — protein MPTRPAGPISQDWEPVVLHKNRPKTQDLRDPKAVNQALRSGKAVETVKKAVAGTNKKAPATVVNARKLDEETEPAALAKVAAEVRLAIQKARIAKKMSQAELAKLINERPQVVQEYENGKAVPNHMVLAKMERVLGVKLRGKSGK, from the coding sequence ATGCCAACCCGACCAGCTGGCCCAATCTCTCAAGACTGGGAACCCGTCGTCCTCCACAAAAACCGCCCAAAAACCCAAGACCTTCGGGACCCAAAAGCCGTGAACCAAGCTCTACGCTCCGGCAAAGCTGTGGAAACCGTCAAGAAAGCCGTCGCAGGAACTAACAAAAAGGCACCCGCCACCGTCGTCAACGCTCGGAAACTCGATGAGGAGACGGAGCCGGCGGCGCTAGCCAAGGTCGCGGCTGAGGTTCGTCTAGCTATTCAGAAGGCAAGGATTGCGAAGAAGATGAGCCAAGCTGAACTAGCTAAGTTGATCAATGAACGGCCCCAAGTTGTTCAGGAGTATGAGAATGGGAAAGCGGTTCCTAATCATATGGTTCTTGCTAAAATGGAGAGGGTTCTTGGTGTTAAGCTCAGAGGAAAATCTGGAAAATGA